The Methanosarcina barkeri str. Wiesmoor DNA segment AAATCGATTTTCTTGAAAATGACAATACTATTATCCTAAATAATCAAGGTGTGTTGGTATTAAAAGAAGTATAAACATAGTTTATAAACATGATTTAGATGATATCTAAATTAGTCAATATCTCTTAATCAGTTAATATATCTTAATCAGTTAATATATCTTAATCAGTTAATATATCTTAATCAGTTAATATATCTTAATCAGTTAAAATAATTGCAATTCACAAAAAAGCGCCTTGAACAGATTAGAGAAAACCTGGAAGATTTTAATTCGACCCTGTCCCAAAACCTATTTTATTCTAAATCATCATGAATTTACAGGATTATTTTAGTGATTAAGTATTCAATTGATTGCTCCAAATACGAGATTCAAAAAGCAAATTTTAAGTTTTGGGATAGACTCATTCCTTTACTTCATTCTTCAATGCAGTAGCCCAAAAAACATACTATCGTTATATTTTTGGATTAGAACGTCTTCCAGGCAATTTTTTACTCACATATTCCACCAGCCACTTTCCCATTTCCCATTTGTGTTGATCCATCCGTTTTGTCTCACATGGTCTAAATCTATTAGTTTTGATCCGTTTTTTGATTTTCGTGGGGTTAATCTTTAATAGTTTCCAAATTTATTTAAAATAAATTATATGAAAAATTGATTCTGAACAAATAATATTCCCGTGGAAAATGTTTTTTAGTAAACAATATTTAAATATTAATTATGATTTCTGATACTATCTAAAGAAAATTAGTTTCAAAATAATATTTATTTTTAGATCAGTATAAAATATTACTTATTTGATAGAAAAGGCCCCAAGGCTACGCCTAAACTTCAAAGTGTTGTATCCTGAAATAATTTCGTAGATTCAAAAGCATTTGAAATATTAATAGACAATACAACAGCAGGAGACACAAAAAGGTTAAAAAAGCTAAACACTGAGTAAATTCCAATTCCGTTTTGGTATGTGAAATAATTAAGTAAAATGAAACAAATTCGAAATTGGAGTAAAATAATAGGTCACCTGTGTACGATACATAACTGCAATAAAAATTTAAAAAGCAAAATAATTTTGGGAAAAACACAATGAAAAGGCCTCAAAAAATATTTAAGTTATTCCGGCGCGGGTAGGGCACAAAAACCGATATATTAGAGAAAGAACATAGTATGTATACAAAAAACTGGATTTGAAGTACATTAAAATTGTTTATGGATATCAATTTTTTCGTGTCCATCCCCCCACAACGAATAAATTTAAAAATCTATATATAGATCTATAACTTACATAGTTTACTACATCAGTAAAGGTGGTAATTAATGGTATCCATCCGAGCTAAAATTAAATCCAGATTAGAGAAATTTCTAGAAGTTGATTCCAGTGGATATCGAAGGGCAATCCTGTGTATCTTCATTAAAGTAAAAAAAGCGACTATTGACGAACTACATGAAATGCTTACAAGTAAGTATAATGTATCTCGAAACACGGTTGCGTCTATGGTAGGATATATCCATTCGAAGCTTGGAATTCTAAGAGCGCATAAAGAATCCTATAAAACCCCCATGGTTTACCTTTTGAGAGAAGAATATATAGACCTGCTAATGAAAATTATAACTTCGCCTAAAGCACCTGCTGAGTTCAAGGCTTAAGAAGTTGACTATTATCCCAAAATGTCTGATGGACAATGTCACTCGTTAAAAACGCACCCAGAACGGCAACGACTATTGTCGTAAGATCGGATTCCAATTCTCGAATAAGCCATTCAAAGGATCCATATTATACCCTTATGCGACGCATTTTTCAAGAAGATGGCACTGCGGTCAGAGGCCAAAAGTTCCTAACTCTAGTTGAAGAGCGTCAGGCTGCTGGAAATGCTATCCAGACTGATGAATGGAAAAACCTTCTTGAAGAACTTCAGATAGGGCGTGCCTCATTTTATGCGATGCGCAACAAGTTGCTTGGAGCAGGATTGATTTCGATAAAAGATAAGGAGTATAGGCTTTCAGGTCAGTTCTCAAAGGATCTTTTAGATATGGCCCGCTGGTGGTGGACCGCAGTTCTCAATCAGCCTGAGGAGAGCCTTTAAAGAAATAATTTCTCTTTTTTCATTTAACATTTAAATATAATTAAATATATAAAAAAC contains these protein-coding regions:
- a CDS encoding DUF2551 domain-containing protein, with product MVSIRAKIKSRLEKFLEVDSSGYRRAILCIFIKVKKATIDELHEMLTSKYNVSRNTVASMVGYIHSKLGILRAHKESYKTPMVYLLREEYIDLLMKIITSPKAPAEFKA